CGCCGCTCCGGCGCGACGGCACACAGAGCAAGCCGGTGACGATCTGGGTGGTCCGTGTCGGCGACGAACTTTGCGTCCGGTCCGTGAACGGGCGCACCTCCCGCTGGTTTCGCGGCACCCAGGCACGGCACAACGGGAATATCAGCGCCGGTGAAGTCGAGAAAGAAGTAATCTTCATCGACGCTGATCCCGGGCTCAACGACGCGATCGACGCTGCCTACCGCGCCAAGTACCGCCGCTACCAAGCAAGAATCGTCGACTCCATAGTTAGTCCTGCGGCGCGATCCGCGACGATTCGGCTGCTGCCGCGCTGCCGCTAATTCCGCGTCGAAGGAGACCACCGTGCAGAAGCGTAAACTCGGCAAGAGCAATCTGGAAGTCTCAGCTATCGGCCTAGGCTGCATGGGCATGAGCGGCAACTATGGTCCACCCGCCAACCGGCAGGAAATGGTCGCCCTTATTCGGGCTGCTGTCGACCGCGGCGTCACGTTTTTCGATACGGCCGAGACCTACGGTCCCTTCGCCAACGAAGAGTCTCGTCGGTGAGGCCCTCGCCCCTGTCCGTGATCGCGTCGTGATCGCCACCAAGTTCGGCTTCGACTTCGATCCGGAAACGCGGCAGCGTCTAGGCTTTAA
This sequence is a window from Candidatus Binataceae bacterium. Protein-coding genes within it:
- a CDS encoding DUF2255 family protein, which encodes MTTWTREDLDQLGAAEELALAPLRRDGTQSKPVTIWVVRVGDELCVRSVNGRTSRWFRGTQARHNGNISAGEVEKEVIFIDADPGLNDAIDAAYRAKYRRYQARIVDSIVSPAARSATIRLLPRCR
- a CDS encoding aldo/keto reductase, with protein sequence MQKRKLGKSNLEVSAIGLGCMGMSGNYGPPANRQEMVALIRAAVDRGVTFFDTAETYGPFANEESRR